The DNA sequence taataattttgaaagatataattgattttagtACATTTTTCACAAGTACAAATTATTAGtttatgagatatttataattttacttataagatatttataattttaattctcttcCATCTTCTAAAAATTtgccaaaatttaaaatttagtatTCGGAATCGTATAGCGATAAGCGTTGCAATACAGATGTCTACGCAAAATTGGAAAGTACTCCATTATGTGatctttatttccttttttttttttttccttattatacatttgcaaaaacaaaaagttactgcactttgtaaaatatatgaggcaatttatatgttatatacGTTAATCTCCTATTGATTCGCACAAaattcattttaaattttataagaaagtaAAACTTGTAGATAAACTACTACAAATGGTCTGCAAACCATGGCCTATCATTTGTAAATCGTTTCGTGAGAATGTCACAACCGGTTTCCGTTACTAAAAGCGTATGCTCAAATTGCGCCGACCATTGACCATCCAATGTAACGGCAGTCCAATTGTCGGGCCATGTTTCGTCCTTCCATGTACCCTGAGATATCATTGGCTCGATTGTGAAGCAATGCCCGGGTTTCATGACACCCACCGCTTTATTTTCTAGAAAGTaaagttgatttttttttgtaattaaaaaaaatttgctcactttcttatttttcgttatagaaatcagtttaaaaaaaaagcatactTACTGGCATAATGTGGCACGTTCGGCGCGGTATGAAATAAACGATGAATTCCGTGGCCACAATAGCTACGAACCACACTTAAACCGTGAGCTTGAGCATGCTTCTGTATGACGTTACCGATTTCTCTGTATTTCTCACCAGGCTTTACAATATCAATAGCCTTGGACAAGCACTCATATGTTACTtgcactaatttttttacctcCGGTTTTACATTACCCACCAAAAAGGTCTCGTTTAAATCTCCGTGGAAACCATTATGATACACCGTTACGTCCACTACGAAAAAATAGTCagatgtaataatatttctagTGTTTAAAAAAGAGCATAAATGACTTACGATACAATTAACATTGACAAATTAATACCATTACAAATATCGCCATCCTGCAACGGTCGAGTATCAGGTATACCGTGACAAATCACTTCATTGACAGAAGTACAACAGCTGGCAGGAAATTGATAGTAATTTAACGGCGATGGATAGCAATCTCTTTCGATACAAGCTTCGTGCACGACTCTATCAATTTCAGCCGTTGTAACGCCAACGTCGCATGTCTTTGCAGCTTCATCTAAGACTTCTCGACCaagct is a window from the Cardiocondyla obscurior isolate alpha-2009 linkage group LG01, Cobs3.1, whole genome shotgun sequence genome containing:
- the LOC139112191 gene encoding methionine aminopeptidase 1, producing the protein MSIALGICETPGCNATASLQCPTCLKIGIQGSYFCSQDCFKSSWKTHKVIHQLAKGENGNKVSDAYNPWPTYNYTGKLRPYKKEQRREVPERIARPDYALHPAGIPVSEQAVKGSGQIKILDDEEIEGMRVACKLGREVLDEAAKTCDVGVTTAEIDRVVHEACIERDCYPSPLNYYQFPASCCTSVNEVICHGIPDTRPLQDGDICNVDVTVYHNGFHGDLNETFLVGNVKPEVKKLVQVTYECLSKAIDIVKPGEKYREIGNVIQKHAQAHGLSVVRSYCGHGIHRLFHTAPNVPHYAKNKAVGVMKPGHCFTIEPMISQGTWKDETWPDNWTAVTLDGQWSAQFEHTLLVTETGCDILTKRFTNDRPWFADHL